A segment of the Panicum hallii strain FIL2 chromosome 1, PHallii_v3.1, whole genome shotgun sequence genome:
ATCACTAGAGTCAGTTGACTTAGAGAACCTGTTAATATGAACAGCTCCTAAAGTTTCGACGTTTCTCAGGCGAAAGCAATAATCAAAGGACTAGTTTGGCAATATTTCTGCAAGCTTCCCAAATTATGCACTACCACCATATTTCTACAGACCCAACATTGCTCTGCTTGCTCCTGCCTCCCTCTCCCCTGAAGCAACTGATCCAGATGCTGTTGGTGATTTCATGGACAGCGGCGCAACTATCTGTGGGGGAGCTATTGCAGCTTGCGCCGTCACTGTTACACCCTTAGTTAACATGTCATGGTTGGGAACCGGGGTAGCTACGAGAAGAACACCCATCTGTTGTGTGCTGCTACCAGCAATACCTGCTGCGGTGACACTCTCCTGCGAAGGTTCATACGGCTTGACTGCCTTTTTGGGTTTCTTGGCTCGGCGTCGTTTTTCTGAAGAGGCTGGCGAAGCTTCAGGGATAGCATTGTCACCACTCAATAAACTCTTCCTGTGGACTGAACAGAAATCTGTCCCCCATTTCGCACTCGTACCACATCCTTGGAACTTGCACCGACTCCCCCCACCATGCTTAATGCAGAAATCTGTCCGTCCTTGTGCACTCTTTGTACATCCTTCGAATTTGCACCGCCTTCCCCCACCATGTCTGATGCAGTAATCTGTGTTCCCTTGTGCACCCTTTGCACACCCTTCAAATTTGCATCTCTTGCCACCACCATGCCTTACGCAGCGGTCACTACGGCCTTGGCCACATGCTGCGTTTGGACATCCAGAGATAATGCACCGCTTCCCTCCTCCATGGCCAATGCATAAAGGTGTGCCTCCATGTGCACCTCTTGCACAGCCCCGTACCATGCAGCCCTTGCTAACACCACTATGTAACTTGCAGTAGATTGAGTTCTCCTGTGCCTGCTTGCTGCAGCTTTCGTGCTTACAAAGCCTGCCTGCCCCACGAAAGACCAACTGTGTAATCTGACCCTGAGTGCTCCCAAAACTATCCTTTAGTTTACTGCGATCATCCCCTTCATGCTTGATGTGCATTTCTTGCTCAGTGCATGTCACTGCACTAGAAACAGGTCCATTAAATTGGCTGTCGTTAACAGGAGGCACCAATACACCTGAGCTCCCCTGTGCAATCTGGAGGTGATTGTACTGTTGGTGTGACAGCCCCCCGCTGTGAAATTTGCAGTACAGTACCCTTCCATCAACAACCTCGTTGCACCCAGGTTGCTGGCATCGGTTCCTGTCTGTTTAAGAAGGAAATCAATATATTAGAAATATATAAAATACAACAGAAATAAATATTGAAGGAAATGGCGTACAAAGAAAAGCTGATAGTGAAACACCACAAAATAAAAGTAATTGGTTACATCAACATATCATACATTAACTCCCGACTTCATGAGAAAAGATATCTATCAATGAACACAAGCACACGAAATCTGGAGGTAGGTCCCACATAGAACATGTCAGCAAATTAACTTCAGGACTAGTTCAAGTTCAAGGAGAATCATATAGACTAATAATGGTACATCGAATATGCAGTAGCAATGTGTATTGCAGACCAAATCAGTGAAACATAACAAATATAACAGAACATTTTATTGAACagaataaagaagcgcccttgCAAAATCACAGGTTTTGGGTCACTAGGCATGGAAAACGTACCAACAAGTGAACCTTCTGCCATATGCATCTGTACTCAAAacaataaaccaccgaaaatGTCAGAATATTGTGATTATGTACCTGAACATATTGTTACTTAACGGACAGACCAAATTACCTTTATGCGAGACATATGGTCATGCCCCATAAATGTTGTGTCTTTTTCTGCGGAAGGTTCAAGCATAAAAGCGTCAGATAATGGAGCAGAGGTAGCATTTCAGCAATCACTTAACTATAAGAATGTAACAGACATGTTAAAGCAAACAAAAATTGGAGGTTGAAGATTAAGTTATTTGCCAAATAGTACAACTTAAATGGTTGGGATAGGGTAAAAAATACCCCTTGCCGAGGAGCATGTGGTTGCTCTAAATGAATATATATGGAGAATGAGGACCGTATTATTGCAGGCCACAAATTTCAGCTTTAGTATACTGTACATATGAAAACTTTGTTACATAGCACCACTAGCTAACCTTTTTTGTTTTTGGCTACCAGTTTGATAGCAAGCCTACAAGATGGAAGTACCATGTGAATGAGATAAGCTGATTATCATTTTGTTAGCGATTAGAGGTTCTACTACACTGCAGTTGTTTCTGGTTGTTACTAAATACTGGCGTCTGTATTGTAAGCTCCAGCCCATTATTCAAAGCTTGGGAACTCATCAAATCGAAATAGTGTGTTCTTGTAATCAACAATACATACTAAATGAGAATGAAAATTAACAGTAGTTTCAGGTTTTCAGCAGAAAAGAGGTACAATACACAATAGGACAAACAAAACTATATTCTCATGAACAATTTGGCTATTGTACattaaaagaagaaaaaaaataccaTCTTTCATTACTCAGCTTTAAAGAGTAAAATACAAACTAAATCGAAAATGGAAGAAAAAACCAGAAAAAAAATATAAGGCAAGATATCATAAGGAACATCCTCCCATGATTTTTTTCTATTGGTATTTACAATAACTGTAGCATCATCCATCTATTATGGTTTCAAATATGTAAGAGTAAGTTATCAAAGAGGATGAGACAGTCGTGAATACTACAACAATTGTTCTTTTAAGCGCACAAAATTAAACCAAGTGAAATTAATTTGAGAAAAAAATGTGAAAATATTTAAGGTGTATGCTCAGTTAGGTTCTTTGGTCATTCAAGCCAAATAATATAATCAAGCCAAACAAAACTGTAGGACGGAACAGGGAAAAACACAAAACCCAGTGCATGCCTAACAGTGTGGTGGCCTAATGATTTAAACCATTGCAGAAATTCCAATTTCTATGCCTCATCAAGCAATGAACTTTTCCACAGATTTGATTGAAGCATAAAAGTACAACCACAACAAGTAAGTTATGGGTGGTGGCTAGGTGCTCTTGAGCAAGAAACATATATGTAGCAGAAAAACACAGCACAGCCTTGAAGCAAAAATAAAACTGCTTGAATGGTTCAAGCCAAAAGGCACTTATAAGGTACATAGCTACAGCATCAAGAAAATTGACCAAGTATGAAGGAATTATAAAGCATCTAATTGATCATATTATTTTAGCTAAAGCCTGAAGAAAATCAACCAAGTATCACGGAACTACAAAGCATCTGATTGATCTTGTTATGGTGATTGAGAGGTATCTCCTATCGTATTATTCTGAGCAGTTGACCTTAGGAAGGGAGGATTTATTGCAAATAAGGGTGGTATAGTAATTATTCCCCTACTTTGTCATAGTTTATTCATTGCTGCACTGGATTGAAGAAATCCCTCTTCCACTGCACTTGCTAAGGGGCTCGCGCATACACCTGCGCAGGGTGTCACCGCCGCCTTCCAGTTCGGCGAAATGGAGGATCCCGTAGACATCCATCACCGACAGTCGACGCACCATCGCCCAAAGCCACACAAGACCCCTTCGTGAAATCCAGCAATGTCGTGGGCACCATCATGCAGCCGAGCATGACACGACCGTACTTGTCTGCCGTGGCGTGCCCCATCGCTTCCAATGTCGAGGTCGTGGCCTACTTCCTGAGGCACTCGGGCATGATCGTGCCTACAACCTGTCTCGTTGGGCGGTCATCTAGCTACTTAAGATCCTTCCCGTGTACCACCACGAGTACTCCATCGACGTCGAGGTGTGCAGCGCTGCCGCGTACATGGTCGTGCTATCGTAGTTCCTTGACACGACAAGCCTGTGCTTCCAGGATTCACGAGCGTCATATGGTGAAAGGTAGCCGCATTAAGAACAACGGGCCCGTTCACATCTATGGATCAGTCATCCTACCCGAATGTGCCTCATATGAAAATACCAATATGTCCTTCCACATAATTTTAAAATTCGCTCCTCGCCCACAATTTAGGTTCCTTATAATAGGTACCTTTCATTTTCAAATCATTGGATCAGAGCTGATGGATGGCTGTTATTATTTTCAAGCACTATAAAAGTTCTATTTAAATGATGTCTACTCGCATGTTATCCATAATAAATAAAACATGGAAATTTGCACATGATTTTCAGGCTGTACAGCTGACAAATATGCAATAAACAGGCAACTCTGCATTATGAGATCTATGTAGTTCAGCATTTAATGAAAAGGACCCCTTTCAATtaacttttcttttcttttgaaaaATGATGGTCAACCTCTAGCACATAAACTCAATGTTTCATATATACTACAGAACCTGATAAATCAAGATTTCTTGACAATGACAAATCTTAGCATTAATCAATTACTAGAGAGATGCGTCCACGTTCAGCTAGTGTGTAGGTTCATTGCTATTAGCGCTAGCTAAATTTCAGCTCGTATTTAAAAGAGAATAATATGCAGATCATGTGGGCATTGACTGCACTAATTAGGAGGATATCATGGGTAGGTTTGCAGCCCTGTACGAGCTATATATATGTGACCAAACCATGAAGGCAAAGTGGCCTGAGTCAACAAAATACTTGTGTATTGTTGTCTTCTTGTGGGTGTGCCACCAGAGAAGAAATACTAGTGTGTTTGTGATAGCACCTAGAAAGTGAGGAAGTGATTTCCAACAACAAATAGATCAAACTGAATCAGAATGGCTGGTACTTACTATTCAGAGCCCTATGTCACAGATTATACTGTGATAACGAGGATTAATAATTTGTTCCTGTTTGTATCTTTCCAATTTTGAAACTTGGATGGTATTGCTTTGATGGCAACAGTAATAAACATAGGATTGTAAAACCTTCAGCATGTCAGCATTTGCGTTCCTACTATTCTAATAATCTTATCACTATGCAAATTACTCAAAACACAAATGGGTGACGAAATTGTAAACATGTGAAACAATAAAGGAATTAACCACAACTGAAGGGGACCATTCCCACTCAAAAGTGGCGTAGTAGTTCGTATACTGTGTGCAGTACACTTgtgtacatataaaatttttacACGCGTATGCCATAGGAGGTGAAATGTTAAAGCTAGGGCAAGCAACAATCAAGATGCATGATGATCGATCACAAAGCCTTCGTCACCAGAATTATAAATAAGCTTCTATGGCCGAAAACAAGGTTATTACAACAACACATGAATAGCTTCGTAAAGAACTCAGGAGTAACAATTGATGCAGATATTGCATTAGGGCCTACTGCTCTGCATTGATTAGTGATGGCCTGAATGCGGCCTTCTAAGCACAAGTTTTAAGAAGGCGAAGGAATCACAAGTCGGAGAACAACAAGGATATGAAGAACTGAAACTTAGGCACTACTAAACAATCATCCTACATTAGCACATCTTCCAAATCATCCAAGCCTGCCAAGAAGCGCCATTTCCCAAAAGGGGAAGAAGAGAAAACAAGAAAGCCCACAGCACAAAACCCCCCGAAACCCAAAATCATAGCATCAGCACCACCGATCTGCCACCGGAGAGCTGAATTAAGAACAACGCCATTCCACCGAATCCCCGCGCTCAGATCTCCCCCATTAAAGAAGAAGCACACACAAATTGAGCCACAGCAAGAACCAGTACTGGCAGAAGGGGTAGTGATGAGAGGATGTACCGAGCAAGACAGGGAGGCAGAGTGACTGGACACCGgatgcggccgcggccgcggcagcggcggccgccGAGGTGTTGACGGAGGAGCGGATGGGCGAGGAGTGGGAAGGGTAAAGGCAGGAATGCGGATGCAATTTCTATAGTCGGCAATAGTATTTTAGTAGAAGGGATTGGAATGGGGGGCTTTGAGAGTTGCAACTTGCAGGCGGAGGACGCATAAAAAATTGGTCACAAAGGGGAAGAAGGTGGCTGCCTGATTTGATCCGGCGCTGTTATTGGCAAGGCAACCAGCCGCAGCCGGACAAGAGGGGGCTCCTGCATAGCTTCCGAAAGATAGATAAGCGATCTATCTATAAAGTCCATTAACGAATATTTGAAGCCCAGCAATAATAGAGCGCTTCGCTTTAAGTTAATTTTTCCGTTCAGTTCCATTTAGAACCCGCGCACTAACAACCTACCTAGTATCTATACTTTTTCTTTACGTATCGGCGCGACAGAACTTAGATAACTCAAACAATGTCGAGGAAACTCAAAATGTTTTGCGGGGACATGTGGTATGAAGGGGGTAAGTAACGGGTGGGAAACTTGAAAGTGAAGGTCCGAACTTGCAAATCCAGATTTGAGGTTTAGTTTTCTGTTAAAATGTACATGAAACGTATCAAGTAAACACACGGAACATATCTGACAAAGTATTGAGCACAAATTACTAAAAACTATAGAATTATTCTGCTGAACAAATACATGAATACTTTGTCAATCTTGAAATGAAGTATTACTCCTTGAACCTGTTAACAAGTGACATAACAAAGAAGTTATTGAACATATGTTATAGAAATGTTGAAAGTACCTAAATGAACTATTCGACATTTGATGAACATTTGTTGAAAGGTCACAGATGAAATTGTTGAAATATAACTAATAGATTTATTGTCACTATTAATCATTAATGTtgttgtcggaggaaatctccagccgggtggcggaatgcacccgcctaatcctagttaagaatggatttggaggagacttaggagctcTTGATCGGTGGacggatgaacacaggaaagacacaagggttttagagtggttcgggccgccggagcgtaataccctacgtccactttggtgtggTATTGATTGTAGAAGTCTAGATGAAACCTGAGCTGGAGTCTAAGGTTGGTCCTTGTGAGCTTGTCCGCTTCTGTCTAACGAGTGCacgctcccttttatagttcaagggaggtgcttacactgtgcggggccccgacaggtgggcccggccaacagaaGCCTATTCGATGAGAGATATtctcctctctgtagtcctctcgatcgagaagttgatgtgcgtatttacagccaggatatggccgtgtgcaaCCTTGTCTGCACAGTGACTGctatcagtgttacccaacagtgaagccgtgctgccactgttgggtcagaACCTTCTGTCAGGCGAGGAAGCggcgctgacccgccgcgccgttaCCTCCGCGGACACTGTTGCAGTGCACGCCTCGGCTCGCCTGTCgcaggccatcatcacccaCGCGCGCGGCGACGTGATGGGACTACACGCCGTCTGCCTACGCGCGGAGCAtagtgacgcgccgccttcagatcaggcgggcttaccgtggtgtcagcttacctgccccgtgtgtcagtggcaggccatacttttgacttgggcgcaccCAGCCCACCTACCGCATTTAATGTGGTAGTTGGGCTAGAGTCCCGCGaagggccttctgccacgggcacgtggcagggccagtcCCGCTCCTGCCgcggaggcggcacgtggcggcaccggaccccttcccaggGGGAGGGGGGTCCAGGCCCCTCGAGGCCGGTCCgagcggtcaggcccgtggAGGTCTAGCCCCCACACGTGGCGGTCCCGGACCTCcttggggagtccgggtccgtgggggctacccgagagcacTCCTGCCCTTacgggcacgtggaggccctggacctataagagcacgggggcggtccggagaccatgatcccagctgtcaggcccgggccgtatgccatgTCACccagaggacgaggaggaggctaCGGATAGCGAggcgctaagggtctggacaccctagcaggaggtatccctgtccgtatgtaccgacagaggccccggGCCCACCTAGGGTAAggaacgaacccgcaggtggggacatatcccagcgttgcgccgggtggacagcttgttcccGCCGGGAAAGGGCATGGATATCTTTTCCCCcttagcgggatccccgaggggcccgtcctccgcccgCACCAtgcgcgtcaggcggttcagattcttatctcattcgagcccgtcccgcggctcgggcggttcggattccgcctttcccCCTGCCTCCAGCGGCCACGCCTTTGACTGGCGGGCCTGAGCCCACCgtcattgggtgtgagaggagggggcctggtaCAGGCGAtccttcggcttctcctcgaTCGCCGCGGAGCTCGAGAGAGAGCGAGCAGCTTTTACATAAAAGGTAGGCGCCGAAGgaaacggctaccttttcgctcttgccttcAACGGacgccgcagcgccccttcgtctttGCACGCACCTTGCAatcagcttccttgcgctcggCATTCCTTCTCCTTCCTGCTCCCTTGCGATCCATCCCCCGCAATCGCAGCGCCCATCACCATGTCTTCACTCCCTtttccgcgccgcttccagagctaGACCCAGCTGGACTTGGTGTGCCGCCTTCTGGGATGGACCGCGCTGGAGCAAGCCGGGAAGATAAGGGCCGGTAAAATCCCCCTcggcgaccttgccgcgggggagttcgtcctcttcaacttgtacgccatgtgcgggttggtgccttcgatctcctccttcttcctcttgctcctggaggagttcggcctccagcttcaacacctcaccccccactccgtcctcctcgtggcggtctttgcccactttatggagatgtttatgggggtccgtccctgcaccaccatcttcaggcatttttATGCCTTGGTCAGGACAGGGAGGAGCAACCACGAggtcggcgcctactacttccagctccggcacgggatggcgagctcgtacatcagcgccttctccacctccaagtgggaggattgGCGAGAAGGCTggtgtcggaggaaatctccagccgggtggcggaatgcacccgcctaatcctagttaaggatgggtttggaggaggcTTAGGAGCTCTTGATCGGTGGGCGGATAAAAACAGGAAATACACAAgggttttagagtggttcgggccgccggagcgtaataccctacgtccactttggtgtggTATTGATTGTAGAAGTCTGGATGAAACCTGAGCTGGAGTCTAAGGTTGGTCCTTGTGAGCTTGTCCTTGTGAGCTTGTCCGCTTCTGTCTAACGAGTGTacgctcccttttatagttcaagggaggtgcttacactgtgcggggccccgacaggtgggcccggccaacaggagcttgttctatgagagagatggagatcttcatctccaactcctctctgtagtcctctcgatcgagaagttgatgtgcgtatctacagccaggatatggccgtgtgtaGCCTTGTCTGCATAGTGACTGctatcagtgttacccaacagtgaagccatGCTGCCACTATTGGGTCAGAACCTTCTGTCAGGCAaggaagcagcgctgacccgccgcgccgttgcctccgcgcgcactgttgcAGTGCACGCCTCGACTCGCCTGTCgcaggccatcatcacccacgcgcgcggcgccgtgacgggactacACGCCATCTGCCTGCGCACGGAGCACAGTGACAcaccgccttcagatcaggcgggcttaccgtggtgtcaacctacctgccccgtgtgtcagtggcaggccatacttttgacttgggcgcaccCAGCCCACCTACCGCATTTAATGTGGTAGTTGGGCTAGAGTCCCGCGaagggccttctgccacgggcacgtggcagggccagtcCCGCTCCTGCCGCGGAGGCGGCACGTAGCaccaccggaccccttcccagggggaggggggtccgggcccctcaaggccggtcggagcggtcaggcccgtggAGGTCTGGcccccacacgtggcggccccggacctccctagggAGTCTGGGTCCGTGGGGGCCACCCGAGAGCACTCCTGCCCTTACGGGCACATGGAGGCCCCAgacctataagagcacgggggcggtccggagaccatgatcccaactgtcaggcccgggccgtatgccacgtcacccagaggacgaggaggaggctaCGGATAGCGAGGCGCTAAGGGTCtagacaccctagcaggaggtacccctgtccgtatgtaccgatagCTGGGTCATCACCGAGGCCGACCCCCACGACCACTTGGAGCTGCCAACAGAGGGGCCTCAGAGCGACCGTTGCACCTAGAAGGCCGAGCCGTCGATGCCGGAGGAGCTCGGCCCGGTCCTTGATCGGGTCAAGAATCTCTCAAGGAGCGGCCTAACTTCACTGATGGTGCTGGGTGATTTCCTGAAGCGGCGGGTCgctcccctgcagcagcggaccaggatggcctgcatgtacACGGGGACaaatgactgctgcaggatcgcgcgtgGGCACGGCACCGATTTCTCCAGGGCAGAGCTGGAGACGGTGTTCCGGGCGATGACCGACGAGGCATTCAGCctggagtccctggtcctcccgagcgggatcaaggccctgtgcgaggaccaggcgttgCGGTTGACGGTCCTGGCATCGATGCCGATCCTCGACGAGGGTGGCCTGGTGGTCCGGCAGCTGAGAGGCGACCCCAATCGTGGGATCCACATCCCCGGCGCCTCACCCGTCCGCCAGCAGCGCGCCACCCAAGGTCCCGGGGGGCCAAGtcccagaggtccggcccccgccgggaagggaaaagagaaggtgccggtgccggagcaccgccaTAAGGACAATATGGAGGGGTCCAAggcccggaggctccagcgcggcGACGGCTCCTTTGTCGGGGAGCCGGTCCCCAAACGCCAGAAGACGGTGGAGGCGGAGAGACAGAGtagagctccaccacctccgccgcaacGCCAGCAACCGGACAGGAGGTCGGAGGAGGCGCGACGGCCTTCTCCGGAGCGGCAgattcctccgccgccaccgatGACGCGGCGCCCAgtgacgccaccaccaccgacAGAGCTAAGGCCACAAACCCCGCCCCCGCCACCAGAAGCGCCAGCGGCCGGGGGCCACCACCAAAGGTCCGGGGGTCCTCTGCAGGAAAAAAGGTCCCCCCAGTCGTCCGGGGCGGTTGGGAGTGGTATGACTTCGTGTAAGTAGTCTTCTCAGAGCTTTTCATTTTTCATTTGCCTTCTGGGGCCCTAACCATGTCGGTGATATGACAGGCCCCATCCTTCGGACGCATCGAGCACGTCCGTCGGAGCCACTCCAGCTggggggtccggcccccagccagtacCTTCATCTTCTCCTGCTGGGGAGTCGGCGACAACTCCAGCAGGGACTCCGCCCGCGCCAGCACCAGTAGCTGccggacccagaggtccggagCCGGATGCTGCCACACCCCCAAGGCCCGAAGCCGCCCCCCAAGAGGAGACCGCCAGACATGCTGCGACAATCAAgacgccagcagcagcagcagcagcagcagcgccggaCGCCATGGCGGAGCCCCCTCTAGCtgagccagcagcagcagcagaggcggcagcgccggaggcagcggaggtgcCGGAGGCAGCGGCGCCGGAGGTCGCGGAGGTCGCCAGCACCACCACTCCACccgcgcaggaggaggagccggaggtggtgctggggaggcACCTTCTCCCGAGCCCAGCGGAGATCCCCCTCCCCCGCCTTTTTATCAAGAGCCAACAAGCActggaggagctggaggcaggcatccgccgggagtgggagaggcTGGAGGCGGAATGCCATCGGCTCTCTGACTGGGAGCACCGCCTGGCGGACCGCATCGAGaccgtctccgcccgctacaccggggagcgcgccaagctcgtgctGGAGCGCGAACTCCTGCAGGAGCAGTTGTAGAAGGCTCTCGACCGAGAGGCGGCAGCTGCCCAACGGGAGAGAGCGGCCGCATGGTGGGAGAAGCATGCCATCGAGCGGGAGCTCGTGGCGGAGAAGAGGGTGCACGCGGCGGC
Coding sequences within it:
- the LOC112876624 gene encoding probable WRKY transcription factor 19 isoform X1; its protein translation is MLEPSAEKDTTFMGHDHMSRIKMHMAEGSLVDRNRCQQPGCNEVVDGRVLYCKFHSGGLSHQQYNHLQIAQGSSGVLVPPVNDSQFNGPVSSAVTCTEQEMHIKHEGDDRSKLKDSFGSTQGQITQLVFRGAGRLCKHESCSKQAQENSIYCKLHSGVSKGCMVRGCARGAHGGTPLCIGHGGGKRCIISGCPNAACGQGRSDRCVRHGGGKRCKFEGCAKGAQGNTDYCIRHGGGRRCKFEGCTKSAQGRTDFCIKHGGGSRCKFQGCGTSAKWGTDFCSVHRKSLLSGDNAIPEASPASSEKRRRAKKPKKAVKPYEPSQESVTAAGIAGSSTQQMGVLLVATPVPNHDMLTKGVTVTAQAAIAPPQIVAPLSMKSPTASGSVASGEREAGASRAMLGL
- the LOC112876624 gene encoding probable WRKY transcription factor 19 isoform X2 — translated: MGHDHMSRIKMHMAEGSLVDRNRCQQPGCNEVVDGRVLYCKFHSGGLSHQQYNHLQIAQGSSGVLVPPVNDSQFNGPVSSAVTCTEQEMHIKHEGDDRSKLKDSFGSTQGQITQLVFRGAGRLCKHESCSKQAQENSIYCKLHSGVSKGCMVRGCARGAHGGTPLCIGHGGGKRCIISGCPNAACGQGRSDRCVRHGGGKRCKFEGCAKGAQGNTDYCIRHGGGRRCKFEGCTKSAQGRTDFCIKHGGGSRCKFQGCGTSAKWGTDFCSVHRKSLLSGDNAIPEASPASSEKRRRAKKPKKAVKPYEPSQESVTAAGIAGSSTQQMGVLLVATPVPNHDMLTKGVTVTAQAAIAPPQIVAPLSMKSPTASGSVASGEREAGASRAMLGL